The following coding sequences are from one Drosophila gunungcola strain Sukarami unplaced genomic scaffold, Dgunungcola_SK_2 000097F, whole genome shotgun sequence window:
- the LOC128265149 gene encoding glutamate receptor ionotropic, NMDA 2B isoform X1 has translation MLLLVLVLLLLLLLQTLLLSNAQHPIQTQEIPWEPNRGRNRGPLLRKTQSIHTQNNSIAQPIKSWPDALETTGAGSTEHRARAPDHTAMMPSRVKLKWGTDEPPRMGRRATDDHTTFNTASSQHNSNRRLTTNPPSGFLPLFRLPVLLLLLLILILDSCHALRLTNGGGSLSKGAAANKEQLNIGLIAPHTNFGKREYLRSINNAVTGLTKTRGAKLTFLKDYSFEQKNIHFDMMSLTPSPTAILSTLCKEFLRVNVSAILYMMNNEQFGHSTASAQYFLQLAGYLGIPVISWNADNSGLERRASQSTLQLQLAPSIEHQSAAMLSILERYKWHQFSVVTSQIAGHDDFVQAVRERVAEMQEHFKFTILNSIVVTRTSDLMELVNSEARVMLLYATQTEAITILRAAEEMKLTGENYVWVVSQSVIEKKDAHSQFPVGMLGVHFDTSSAALMNEISNAIKIYSYGVEAYLTDPANRDRRLTTQSLSCEDEGRGRWDNGEIFFKYLRNVSIEGDLNKPNIEFTADGDLRSAELKIMNLRPSANNKNLVWEEIGVWKSWETQKLDIRDIAWPGNSHAPPQGVPEKFHLKITFLEEAPYINLSPADPVSGKCLMDRGVLCRVAADHEMAADIDVGQAHRNESFYQCCSGFCIDLLEKFAEELGFTYELVRVEDGKWGTLENGKWNGLIADLVNRKTDMVLTSLMINTEREAVVDFSEPFMETGIAIVVAKRTGIISPTAFLEPFDTASWMLVGIVAIQAATFMIFLFEWLSPSGYDMKLYLQNTNVTPYRFSLFRTYWLVWAVLFQAAVHVDSPRGFTSRFMTNVWALFAVVFLAIYTANLAAFMITREEFHEFTGLNDSRLVHPFSHKPSFKFGTIPYSHTDSTIHKYFNVMHNYMRQYNKTSVADGVAAVLNGNLDSFIYDGTVLDYLVAQDEDCRLMTVGSWYAMTGYGLAFSRNSKYVQMFNKRLLEFRANGDLERLRRYWMTGTCRPGKQEHKSSDPLALEQFLSAFLLLMAGILLAALLLLLEHVYFKYIRKRLAKKDGGHCCALISLSMGKSLTFRGAVFEATEILKKHRCNDPICDTHLWKVKHELDMSRLRVRQLEKVMDKHGIKAPQLRLASSSDLLNHHHLKERPPLLGNLSLAASAQDLYRWSYKTEIAEMETVL, from the exons atgctgctgctggtgctggtgctgctgttgctgctcctgctgcagaCGTTGTTGCTTAG CAATGCGCAACACCCAATACAAACACAAGAAATTCCCTGGGAACCAAACAGAGGGCGAAACAGAGGGCCGCTGCTGAGAAAAACGCAATCCATCCATACACAAAACAATAGCATCGCCCAGCCAATTAAATCCTGGCCAGATGCACTAGAGACCACCGGAGCAGGGAGTACCGAGCACCGAGCGCGAGCACCGGATCATACAGCCATGATGCCCAGTCGCGTCAAACTGAAATGGGGCACGGATGAGCCCCCACGGATGGGCAGAAGGGCGACCGACGACCACACCACTTTCAACACTGCCAGCAGCCAGCACAATAGCAATAGACGTCTAACCACTAACCCTCCAAGCGGCTTCCTCCCGCTGTTTCGCCTCCCggtcctgctgctcctcctgctgatCCTGATCCTGGATAGCTGCCACGCCCTCCGGCTGACCAACGGAGGCGGCAGCCTGAGCAAGGGCGCGGCGGCCAACAAGGAGCAGCTCAACATCGGCCTGATCGCGCCGCACACGAACTTCGGCAAGCGCGAGTACCTGCGCAGCATCAACAACGCGGTCACCGGCCTCACAAAGACGCGCGGCGCCAAGCTGACCTTCCTCAAGGACTACTCCTTCGAGCAGAAGAACATCCACTTCGACATGATGTCGCTGACGCCCAGTCCGACAG CCATCCTAAGCACGCTGTGCAAAGAGTTCCTGCGCGTGAACGTGTCGGCCATCCTGTACATGATGAACAACGAACAGTTCGGGCACAGCACGGCCTCTGCGCAGTACTTCCTGCAGTTGGCCGGCTACCTGGGCATCCCGGTGATCTCGTGGAACGCGGACAACTCGGGTCTGGAGCGGCGGGCCTCGCAGTCGAcgctgcagctgcaactgGCGCCGAGCATCGAGCACCAGAGCGCAGCGATGTTGAGCATCCTGGAGCGCTACAAGTGGCACCAGTTTTCAGTGGTCACCTCGCAGATAGCCGGCCACGACGACTTCGTGCAGGCGGTGCGGGAGCGGGTGGCCGAGATGCAGGAGCACTTCAAGTTCACCATCCTCAACTCGATCGTGGTCACGCGCACCAGCGACCTCATGGAGCTGGTCAACAGCGAGGCGCGTGTGATGCTGCTCTACGCCACGCAGACGGAGGCCATCACCATTCTGCGCGCCGCTGAGGAGATGAAGCTCACCGGCGAGAACTACGTCTGGGTGGTCAGCCAGTCGGTCATAGAGAAAAAGGACGCCCACTCCCAGTTCCCCGTTGGCATGCTCGGCGTGCACTTCGACACCTCCAGTGCGGCGCTAATGAACGAGATCTCCAACGCTATCAAGATCTACAGCTACGGCGTGGAGGCCTACCTAACGGACCCGGCCAACCGCGATCGCCGCCTCACCACCCAGTCGTTGTCCTGCGAGGACGAGGGACGCGGTCGGTGGGACAACGGAGAAAT CTTTTTCAAGTACTTGCGCAACGTGTCCATCGAGGGGGACCTGAACAAGCCAAACATCGAGTTCACGGCTGATGGTGACTTGCGCTCGGCGGAGCTCAAGATCATGAACCTCCGGCCCAGCGCCAACAACAAGAACCTGGTGTGGGAGGAG ATTGGAGTGTGGAAGTCATGGGAGACGCAGAAGCTGGACATCCGCGACATTGCGTGGCCCGGCAACTCGCACGCCCCGCCCCAGGGCGTGCCGGAGAAGTTCCATTTAAAGATCACATTCCTCGAAGAGGCACCCTATATCAATCTGTCGCCCGCGGACCCGGTGAGTGGCAAGTGCCTGATGGACCGCGGTGTGCTCTGTCGGGTGGCGGCCGATCACGAAATGGCCGCCGACATCGACGTGGGCCAGGCACACCGCAACGAGTCCTTTTACCAGTGCTGCAGCGGCTTCTGCATCGACCTGCTGGAGAAGTTCGCCGAGGAGCTGGGCTTCACCTACGAGTTGGTGCGGGTCGAAGATGGTAAATGGGGTACCCTCGAGAATGGCAAGTGGAACGGCCTAATCGCCGACCTGGTCAACCGCAAGACGGACATGGTCCTCACTTCGCTAATGATCAACACGGAGCGCGAGGCGGTCGTCGACTTCTCTGAGCCCTTCATGGAGACGGGCATCGCCATCGTGGTGGCCAAGCGCACGGGCATCATCTCGCCCACGGCCTTTCTGGAGCCCTTCGACACGGCCTCCTGGATGCTG GTGGGCATAGTGGCCATCCAGGCGGCCACCTTCATGATCTTCCTGTTCGAGTGGCTGTCGCCCAGCGGCTACGACATGAAACTGTACCTGCAGAACACCAACGTGACCCCGTACCGCTTCTCCCTGTTCCGGACCTACTGGCTGGTGTGGGCCGTCCTCTTTCAGGCCGCCGTCCATGTGGACTCGCCGCGCGGCTTTACCTCGCGCTTCATGACCAACGTGTGGGCCCTTTTCGCCGTAGTCTTTCTGGCCATATACACTGCCAATCTGGCCGCCTTCATGATAACCAG GGAGGAGTTCCACGAGTTCACCGGTCTCAACGACAGCCGTCTGGTGCACCCCTTCTCCCACAAGCCATCCTTTAAGTTCGGCACTATCCCGTACAGCCACACGGACTCGACCATCCACAAGTACTTCAACGTCATGCACAACTACATGCGACA GTACAACAAGACCAGTGTGGCCGATGGAGTGGCTGCCGTGCTCAACGGCAACCTGGACTCCTTTATTTATGACGGCACTGTGCTGGACTATCTGGTGGCCCAGGACGAGGACTGCCGCCTCATGACCGTGGGCAGCTGGTATGCCATGACGG GCTATGGGCTGGCATTCAGCCGCAACTCCAAGTACGTGCAAATGTTCAACAAGCGGCTGCTCGAGTTCCGGGCGAACGGGGACCTGGAGCGGCTGCGGCGCTACTGGATGACGGGCACGTGTCGGCCGGGCAAGCAGGAGCACAAGTCCTCCGACCCCCTAGCCCTGGAGCAGTTCTTGTCCGCCTTCCTGCTCCTGATGGCCGGCATCCTGCTGGCGgcgctgctcctgctgctggaGCACGTCTACTTCAAGTACATCCGCAAGCGGCTGGCCAAGAAGGACGGCGGCCACTGCTGCGCGCTCATCTCGCTGTCCATGGGCAAGTCGCTGACCTTCCGCGGCGCCGTCTTCGAGGCCACCGAAATCCTCAAGAAGCACCGCTGCAACGACCCCATCTGCGACACGCACCTCTGGAAGGTCAAGCACGAGCTGGACATGTCTCGCCTGCGTGTCCGCCAGCTGGAGAAGGTCATGGACAAGCATGGCATCAAGGCGCCGCAGCTGAG GTTGGCCTCCTCCTCGGATCTGTTGAACCACCATCATCTCAAGGAGCGGCCGCCGCTGCTGGGAAACCTGAGTCTCGCCGCCAGCGCCCAAGATCTATACAGGTG GTCGTACAAGACGGAAATCGCCGAGATGGAGACGGTGCTGTGA
- the LOC128265149 gene encoding glutamate receptor ionotropic, NMDA 2B isoform X2, with the protein MLLLVLVLLLLLLLQTLLLSNAQHPIQTQEIPWEPNRGRNRGPLLRKTQSIHTQNNSIAQPIKSWPDALETTGAGSTEHRARAPDHTAMMPSRVKLKWGTDEPPRMGRRATDDHTTFNTASSQHNSNRRLTTNPPSGFLPLFRLPVLLLLLLILILDSCHALRLTNGGGSLSKGAAANKEQLNIGLIAPHTNFGKREYLRSINNAVTGLTKTRGAKLTFLKDYSFEQKNIHFDMMSLTPSPTAILSTLCKEFLRVNVSAILYMMNNEQFGHSTASAQYFLQLAGYLGIPVISWNADNSGLERRASQSTLQLQLAPSIEHQSAAMLSILERYKWHQFSVVTSQIAGHDDFVQAVRERVAEMQEHFKFTILNSIVVTRTSDLMELVNSEARVMLLYATQTEAITILRAAEEMKLTGENYVWVVSQSVIEKKDAHSQFPVGMLGVHFDTSSAALMNEISNAIKIYSYGVEAYLTDPANRDRRLTTQSLSCEDEGRGRWDNGEIFFKYLRNVSIEGDLNKPNIEFTADGDLRSAELKIMNLRPSANNKNLVWEEIGVWKSWETQKLDIRDIAWPGNSHAPPQGVPEKFHLKITFLEEAPYINLSPADPVSGKCLMDRGVLCRVAADHEMAADIDVGQAHRNESFYQCCSGFCIDLLEKFAEELGFTYELVRVEDGKWGTLENGKWNGLIADLVNRKTDMVLTSLMINTEREAVVDFSEPFMETGIAIVVAKRTGIISPTAFLEPFDTASWMLVGIVAIQAATFMIFLFEWLSPSGYDMKLYLQNTNVTPYRFSLFRTYWLVWAVLFQAAVHVDSPRGFTSRFMTNVWALFAVVFLAIYTANLAAFMITREEFHEFTGLNDSRLVHPFSHKPSFKFGTIPYSHTDSTIHKYFNVMHNYMRQYNKTSVADGVAAVLNGNLDSFIYDGTVLDYLVAQDEDCRLMTVGSWYAMTGYGLAFSRNSKYVQMFNKRLLEFRANGDLERLRRYWMTGTCRPGKQEHKSSDPLALEQFLSAFLLLMAGILLAALLLLLEHVYFKYIRKRLAKKDGGHCCALISLSMGKSLTFRGAVFEATEILKKHRCNDPICDTHLWKVKHELDMSRLRVRQLEKVMDKHGIKAPQLRLASSSDLLNHHHLKERPPLLGNLSLAASAQDLYRSYKTEIAEMETVL; encoded by the exons atgctgctgctggtgctggtgctgctgttgctgctcctgctgcagaCGTTGTTGCTTAG CAATGCGCAACACCCAATACAAACACAAGAAATTCCCTGGGAACCAAACAGAGGGCGAAACAGAGGGCCGCTGCTGAGAAAAACGCAATCCATCCATACACAAAACAATAGCATCGCCCAGCCAATTAAATCCTGGCCAGATGCACTAGAGACCACCGGAGCAGGGAGTACCGAGCACCGAGCGCGAGCACCGGATCATACAGCCATGATGCCCAGTCGCGTCAAACTGAAATGGGGCACGGATGAGCCCCCACGGATGGGCAGAAGGGCGACCGACGACCACACCACTTTCAACACTGCCAGCAGCCAGCACAATAGCAATAGACGTCTAACCACTAACCCTCCAAGCGGCTTCCTCCCGCTGTTTCGCCTCCCggtcctgctgctcctcctgctgatCCTGATCCTGGATAGCTGCCACGCCCTCCGGCTGACCAACGGAGGCGGCAGCCTGAGCAAGGGCGCGGCGGCCAACAAGGAGCAGCTCAACATCGGCCTGATCGCGCCGCACACGAACTTCGGCAAGCGCGAGTACCTGCGCAGCATCAACAACGCGGTCACCGGCCTCACAAAGACGCGCGGCGCCAAGCTGACCTTCCTCAAGGACTACTCCTTCGAGCAGAAGAACATCCACTTCGACATGATGTCGCTGACGCCCAGTCCGACAG CCATCCTAAGCACGCTGTGCAAAGAGTTCCTGCGCGTGAACGTGTCGGCCATCCTGTACATGATGAACAACGAACAGTTCGGGCACAGCACGGCCTCTGCGCAGTACTTCCTGCAGTTGGCCGGCTACCTGGGCATCCCGGTGATCTCGTGGAACGCGGACAACTCGGGTCTGGAGCGGCGGGCCTCGCAGTCGAcgctgcagctgcaactgGCGCCGAGCATCGAGCACCAGAGCGCAGCGATGTTGAGCATCCTGGAGCGCTACAAGTGGCACCAGTTTTCAGTGGTCACCTCGCAGATAGCCGGCCACGACGACTTCGTGCAGGCGGTGCGGGAGCGGGTGGCCGAGATGCAGGAGCACTTCAAGTTCACCATCCTCAACTCGATCGTGGTCACGCGCACCAGCGACCTCATGGAGCTGGTCAACAGCGAGGCGCGTGTGATGCTGCTCTACGCCACGCAGACGGAGGCCATCACCATTCTGCGCGCCGCTGAGGAGATGAAGCTCACCGGCGAGAACTACGTCTGGGTGGTCAGCCAGTCGGTCATAGAGAAAAAGGACGCCCACTCCCAGTTCCCCGTTGGCATGCTCGGCGTGCACTTCGACACCTCCAGTGCGGCGCTAATGAACGAGATCTCCAACGCTATCAAGATCTACAGCTACGGCGTGGAGGCCTACCTAACGGACCCGGCCAACCGCGATCGCCGCCTCACCACCCAGTCGTTGTCCTGCGAGGACGAGGGACGCGGTCGGTGGGACAACGGAGAAAT CTTTTTCAAGTACTTGCGCAACGTGTCCATCGAGGGGGACCTGAACAAGCCAAACATCGAGTTCACGGCTGATGGTGACTTGCGCTCGGCGGAGCTCAAGATCATGAACCTCCGGCCCAGCGCCAACAACAAGAACCTGGTGTGGGAGGAG ATTGGAGTGTGGAAGTCATGGGAGACGCAGAAGCTGGACATCCGCGACATTGCGTGGCCCGGCAACTCGCACGCCCCGCCCCAGGGCGTGCCGGAGAAGTTCCATTTAAAGATCACATTCCTCGAAGAGGCACCCTATATCAATCTGTCGCCCGCGGACCCGGTGAGTGGCAAGTGCCTGATGGACCGCGGTGTGCTCTGTCGGGTGGCGGCCGATCACGAAATGGCCGCCGACATCGACGTGGGCCAGGCACACCGCAACGAGTCCTTTTACCAGTGCTGCAGCGGCTTCTGCATCGACCTGCTGGAGAAGTTCGCCGAGGAGCTGGGCTTCACCTACGAGTTGGTGCGGGTCGAAGATGGTAAATGGGGTACCCTCGAGAATGGCAAGTGGAACGGCCTAATCGCCGACCTGGTCAACCGCAAGACGGACATGGTCCTCACTTCGCTAATGATCAACACGGAGCGCGAGGCGGTCGTCGACTTCTCTGAGCCCTTCATGGAGACGGGCATCGCCATCGTGGTGGCCAAGCGCACGGGCATCATCTCGCCCACGGCCTTTCTGGAGCCCTTCGACACGGCCTCCTGGATGCTG GTGGGCATAGTGGCCATCCAGGCGGCCACCTTCATGATCTTCCTGTTCGAGTGGCTGTCGCCCAGCGGCTACGACATGAAACTGTACCTGCAGAACACCAACGTGACCCCGTACCGCTTCTCCCTGTTCCGGACCTACTGGCTGGTGTGGGCCGTCCTCTTTCAGGCCGCCGTCCATGTGGACTCGCCGCGCGGCTTTACCTCGCGCTTCATGACCAACGTGTGGGCCCTTTTCGCCGTAGTCTTTCTGGCCATATACACTGCCAATCTGGCCGCCTTCATGATAACCAG GGAGGAGTTCCACGAGTTCACCGGTCTCAACGACAGCCGTCTGGTGCACCCCTTCTCCCACAAGCCATCCTTTAAGTTCGGCACTATCCCGTACAGCCACACGGACTCGACCATCCACAAGTACTTCAACGTCATGCACAACTACATGCGACA GTACAACAAGACCAGTGTGGCCGATGGAGTGGCTGCCGTGCTCAACGGCAACCTGGACTCCTTTATTTATGACGGCACTGTGCTGGACTATCTGGTGGCCCAGGACGAGGACTGCCGCCTCATGACCGTGGGCAGCTGGTATGCCATGACGG GCTATGGGCTGGCATTCAGCCGCAACTCCAAGTACGTGCAAATGTTCAACAAGCGGCTGCTCGAGTTCCGGGCGAACGGGGACCTGGAGCGGCTGCGGCGCTACTGGATGACGGGCACGTGTCGGCCGGGCAAGCAGGAGCACAAGTCCTCCGACCCCCTAGCCCTGGAGCAGTTCTTGTCCGCCTTCCTGCTCCTGATGGCCGGCATCCTGCTGGCGgcgctgctcctgctgctggaGCACGTCTACTTCAAGTACATCCGCAAGCGGCTGGCCAAGAAGGACGGCGGCCACTGCTGCGCGCTCATCTCGCTGTCCATGGGCAAGTCGCTGACCTTCCGCGGCGCCGTCTTCGAGGCCACCGAAATCCTCAAGAAGCACCGCTGCAACGACCCCATCTGCGACACGCACCTCTGGAAGGTCAAGCACGAGCTGGACATGTCTCGCCTGCGTGTCCGCCAGCTGGAGAAGGTCATGGACAAGCATGGCATCAAGGCGCCGCAGCTGAG GTTGGCCTCCTCCTCGGATCTGTTGAACCACCATCATCTCAAGGAGCGGCCGCCGCTGCTGGGAAACCTGAGTCTCGCCGCCAGCGCCCAAGATCTATACAG GTCGTACAAGACGGAAATCGCCGAGATGGAGACGGTGCTGTGA
- the LOC128265149 gene encoding glutamate receptor ionotropic, NMDA 2B isoform X3 → MMPSRVKLKWGTDEPPRMGRRATDDHTTFNTASSQHNSNRRLTTNPPSGFLPLFRLPVLLLLLLILILDSCHALRLTNGGGSLSKGAAANKEQLNIGLIAPHTNFGKREYLRSINNAVTGLTKTRGAKLTFLKDYSFEQKNIHFDMMSLTPSPTAILSTLCKEFLRVNVSAILYMMNNEQFGHSTASAQYFLQLAGYLGIPVISWNADNSGLERRASQSTLQLQLAPSIEHQSAAMLSILERYKWHQFSVVTSQIAGHDDFVQAVRERVAEMQEHFKFTILNSIVVTRTSDLMELVNSEARVMLLYATQTEAITILRAAEEMKLTGENYVWVVSQSVIEKKDAHSQFPVGMLGVHFDTSSAALMNEISNAIKIYSYGVEAYLTDPANRDRRLTTQSLSCEDEGRGRWDNGEIFFKYLRNVSIEGDLNKPNIEFTADGDLRSAELKIMNLRPSANNKNLVWEEIGVWKSWETQKLDIRDIAWPGNSHAPPQGVPEKFHLKITFLEEAPYINLSPADPVSGKCLMDRGVLCRVAADHEMAADIDVGQAHRNESFYQCCSGFCIDLLEKFAEELGFTYELVRVEDGKWGTLENGKWNGLIADLVNRKTDMVLTSLMINTEREAVVDFSEPFMETGIAIVVAKRTGIISPTAFLEPFDTASWMLVGIVAIQAATFMIFLFEWLSPSGYDMKLYLQNTNVTPYRFSLFRTYWLVWAVLFQAAVHVDSPRGFTSRFMTNVWALFAVVFLAIYTANLAAFMITREEFHEFTGLNDSRLVHPFSHKPSFKFGTIPYSHTDSTIHKYFNVMHNYMRQYNKTSVADGVAAVLNGNLDSFIYDGTVLDYLVAQDEDCRLMTVGSWYAMTGYGLAFSRNSKYVQMFNKRLLEFRANGDLERLRRYWMTGTCRPGKQEHKSSDPLALEQFLSAFLLLMAGILLAALLLLLEHVYFKYIRKRLAKKDGGHCCALISLSMGKSLTFRGAVFEATEILKKHRCNDPICDTHLWKVKHELDMSRLRVRQLEKVMDKHGIKAPQLRLASSSDLLNHHHLKERPPLLGNLSLAASAQDLYRWSYKTEIAEMETVL, encoded by the exons ATGATGCCCAGTCGCGTCAAACTGAAATGGGGCACGGATGAGCCCCCACGGATGGGCAGAAGGGCGACCGACGACCACACCACTTTCAACACTGCCAGCAGCCAGCACAATAGCAATAGACGTCTAACCACTAACCCTCCAAGCGGCTTCCTCCCGCTGTTTCGCCTCCCggtcctgctgctcctcctgctgatCCTGATCCTGGATAGCTGCCACGCCCTCCGGCTGACCAACGGAGGCGGCAGCCTGAGCAAGGGCGCGGCGGCCAACAAGGAGCAGCTCAACATCGGCCTGATCGCGCCGCACACGAACTTCGGCAAGCGCGAGTACCTGCGCAGCATCAACAACGCGGTCACCGGCCTCACAAAGACGCGCGGCGCCAAGCTGACCTTCCTCAAGGACTACTCCTTCGAGCAGAAGAACATCCACTTCGACATGATGTCGCTGACGCCCAGTCCGACAG CCATCCTAAGCACGCTGTGCAAAGAGTTCCTGCGCGTGAACGTGTCGGCCATCCTGTACATGATGAACAACGAACAGTTCGGGCACAGCACGGCCTCTGCGCAGTACTTCCTGCAGTTGGCCGGCTACCTGGGCATCCCGGTGATCTCGTGGAACGCGGACAACTCGGGTCTGGAGCGGCGGGCCTCGCAGTCGAcgctgcagctgcaactgGCGCCGAGCATCGAGCACCAGAGCGCAGCGATGTTGAGCATCCTGGAGCGCTACAAGTGGCACCAGTTTTCAGTGGTCACCTCGCAGATAGCCGGCCACGACGACTTCGTGCAGGCGGTGCGGGAGCGGGTGGCCGAGATGCAGGAGCACTTCAAGTTCACCATCCTCAACTCGATCGTGGTCACGCGCACCAGCGACCTCATGGAGCTGGTCAACAGCGAGGCGCGTGTGATGCTGCTCTACGCCACGCAGACGGAGGCCATCACCATTCTGCGCGCCGCTGAGGAGATGAAGCTCACCGGCGAGAACTACGTCTGGGTGGTCAGCCAGTCGGTCATAGAGAAAAAGGACGCCCACTCCCAGTTCCCCGTTGGCATGCTCGGCGTGCACTTCGACACCTCCAGTGCGGCGCTAATGAACGAGATCTCCAACGCTATCAAGATCTACAGCTACGGCGTGGAGGCCTACCTAACGGACCCGGCCAACCGCGATCGCCGCCTCACCACCCAGTCGTTGTCCTGCGAGGACGAGGGACGCGGTCGGTGGGACAACGGAGAAAT CTTTTTCAAGTACTTGCGCAACGTGTCCATCGAGGGGGACCTGAACAAGCCAAACATCGAGTTCACGGCTGATGGTGACTTGCGCTCGGCGGAGCTCAAGATCATGAACCTCCGGCCCAGCGCCAACAACAAGAACCTGGTGTGGGAGGAG ATTGGAGTGTGGAAGTCATGGGAGACGCAGAAGCTGGACATCCGCGACATTGCGTGGCCCGGCAACTCGCACGCCCCGCCCCAGGGCGTGCCGGAGAAGTTCCATTTAAAGATCACATTCCTCGAAGAGGCACCCTATATCAATCTGTCGCCCGCGGACCCGGTGAGTGGCAAGTGCCTGATGGACCGCGGTGTGCTCTGTCGGGTGGCGGCCGATCACGAAATGGCCGCCGACATCGACGTGGGCCAGGCACACCGCAACGAGTCCTTTTACCAGTGCTGCAGCGGCTTCTGCATCGACCTGCTGGAGAAGTTCGCCGAGGAGCTGGGCTTCACCTACGAGTTGGTGCGGGTCGAAGATGGTAAATGGGGTACCCTCGAGAATGGCAAGTGGAACGGCCTAATCGCCGACCTGGTCAACCGCAAGACGGACATGGTCCTCACTTCGCTAATGATCAACACGGAGCGCGAGGCGGTCGTCGACTTCTCTGAGCCCTTCATGGAGACGGGCATCGCCATCGTGGTGGCCAAGCGCACGGGCATCATCTCGCCCACGGCCTTTCTGGAGCCCTTCGACACGGCCTCCTGGATGCTG GTGGGCATAGTGGCCATCCAGGCGGCCACCTTCATGATCTTCCTGTTCGAGTGGCTGTCGCCCAGCGGCTACGACATGAAACTGTACCTGCAGAACACCAACGTGACCCCGTACCGCTTCTCCCTGTTCCGGACCTACTGGCTGGTGTGGGCCGTCCTCTTTCAGGCCGCCGTCCATGTGGACTCGCCGCGCGGCTTTACCTCGCGCTTCATGACCAACGTGTGGGCCCTTTTCGCCGTAGTCTTTCTGGCCATATACACTGCCAATCTGGCCGCCTTCATGATAACCAG GGAGGAGTTCCACGAGTTCACCGGTCTCAACGACAGCCGTCTGGTGCACCCCTTCTCCCACAAGCCATCCTTTAAGTTCGGCACTATCCCGTACAGCCACACGGACTCGACCATCCACAAGTACTTCAACGTCATGCACAACTACATGCGACA GTACAACAAGACCAGTGTGGCCGATGGAGTGGCTGCCGTGCTCAACGGCAACCTGGACTCCTTTATTTATGACGGCACTGTGCTGGACTATCTGGTGGCCCAGGACGAGGACTGCCGCCTCATGACCGTGGGCAGCTGGTATGCCATGACGG GCTATGGGCTGGCATTCAGCCGCAACTCCAAGTACGTGCAAATGTTCAACAAGCGGCTGCTCGAGTTCCGGGCGAACGGGGACCTGGAGCGGCTGCGGCGCTACTGGATGACGGGCACGTGTCGGCCGGGCAAGCAGGAGCACAAGTCCTCCGACCCCCTAGCCCTGGAGCAGTTCTTGTCCGCCTTCCTGCTCCTGATGGCCGGCATCCTGCTGGCGgcgctgctcctgctgctggaGCACGTCTACTTCAAGTACATCCGCAAGCGGCTGGCCAAGAAGGACGGCGGCCACTGCTGCGCGCTCATCTCGCTGTCCATGGGCAAGTCGCTGACCTTCCGCGGCGCCGTCTTCGAGGCCACCGAAATCCTCAAGAAGCACCGCTGCAACGACCCCATCTGCGACACGCACCTCTGGAAGGTCAAGCACGAGCTGGACATGTCTCGCCTGCGTGTCCGCCAGCTGGAGAAGGTCATGGACAAGCATGGCATCAAGGCGCCGCAGCTGAG GTTGGCCTCCTCCTCGGATCTGTTGAACCACCATCATCTCAAGGAGCGGCCGCCGCTGCTGGGAAACCTGAGTCTCGCCGCCAGCGCCCAAGATCTATACAGGTG GTCGTACAAGACGGAAATCGCCGAGATGGAGACGGTGCTGTGA